In the genome of Lactobacillus intestinalis, the window ATTAATAAATATGTAGAATCAAAAATTAAGTAAAGATAGAAGAGGAGGGAGAAAATTGAATCTTTCAGGAAAAATTATAAAAGAACAATTTAAGCAAAAATCGAAATATGTATATTTGGTTCTAATTGTTCAAATAATTGCATCTGTATTTGCAATTGGCTTAGCGCTATTTAATAAGAATGGAGCGCAATACTCTTCACTTTTTTATGAGTCTAATCATTTTACTGAAGTTGCATTTGAAACTGCATTCATAATAAGTATATTTGCGGATGTTGCTTATTGTGCTATTTCATGTTGGAGGAATGAAAAAGTTAATTTAAGCGAAACTTGGAATTTAATTCCTGTTTCAAGTGGGAAACTTTGGCTTAATAATATTTTTAGTAGTTTGTTAACATGTTCATATATCTTTATTATTCAAAATGTCTTATTGGCGGTAGTTGCTTTAAGTACCAAAAATGATATTACAGCGCCACTCAGAGAGTATGGATTATGGGGAAATGAATTAATCATTTCAAGTATTATTGAGCACTTAATATTTTTGATTTTAATGGTAACCTTTATCTATACGTTTGTAAGTTTTGTTAACTTTTGTTCAAAGGTAATAGTAGATAGATTGCCCTTTAAAGAGACGCTTTGGATAAAACTGTTTGTAATGGCAGTTTTAACAATTATAGCAGTGTATTTTGGAAGTATTATTCTTGCTCGAACAGCAGGGTATATAGAAACTCACTTTACTCAAATTAATACAAAGTATACGTTCATTAGTGATCCGATGTGGTTTGATAATTTAGAATTATTGATAGTAGATATTATTGTGGGAATTATTGATATTATTTTGATTAACAAATATGTAGAAAGTAAGTAAAATTATGTAAAGTAGCTATTTTATTAGCTGCTTTTTATTTGTTATAATTATTAAAAGATAGTTGTTACTAAATCATTAAAAACAAAAAATATTCCCAACATACAACATGCTGGGAAACACCAACTACGCATTGGCAGCCATATAATCATAAATTTGATTTACTTCTTCATTAGTAAAAGAACCTTCACCAGTTTTCATAGCATGAACTTTCTCAACGGAAAGGTGACTAGCAAAAGCTAAATCAGTATCATTAACATGATGCTTTACCTGATAATCAATAATTGCATTGGACAATTCTTCTTGTTGATTCATAATTGATTCTCCTTACACTTTAATTTTAACCAAAAAGCAAAGTAAATTCAAAGTAGGCTTATCAAAAAGCTCTTATTTGATTCAGTGGCCAGTATCTTAATTTAACTTCTCCAACTAAAGCGCTACGTTTAACAAAACCAAAATAACGTGAATCTTTCGATACATCTCGATGATCACCCATCACAAAATAACTATCTTTTGGAACTCGCTCTTTTAATGTAAAGTTATTAGTATAAAGCTCTCCATCTTTATGAGCTTGTTTTTCAAGAGCATTGTTTAAATAAGGCTCTGAAATTTGCTTGCCGTTAATATACATCTTATCATTTTTAGAAGTAACCATGTCACCTGGAAGACCAATAATACGTTTAATATATAAAGCATTTTTTTGGTCTGGTGCCTTTAGAATTACTACATCATTTCTCTTAGGAGTAAAATGTCTAACAGCAATTAAACGATCATTATTTTCAAATGTTGGCTGCATCGAAGGTCCAGATACTGTTTCGTTAGATAAAACAAAACTAAATACTAGATAATAAACCCCGATTAATATTGCAAACATGATTACAATATCGAGTATAAATTTACCGAGACTTTCATCTTCCTCTGTTTTTTTGTTTGATTTTTTTGCCATAAAAACTCTCCTTTTTCATACTGTATATTATTATAACTGATTTAGTTCGAGTTGAATGGTAAAATCATTAATAGGTATTTAAGATATGACAAATTTTTTGAAGAAATTAAATAAAATTGATAAAGAATTAGATAATAACCTTGTGCATTACCAGGTTTTGGAAGTAAATAGGATAGTAAAGTCCGTTGAAGAGGAAGAAGTACTCAAGCAATCACCAAATAAATTAGGCTTAACTGACTTTGAAATAGCAAATTTAAAGAAGAACAATTCTGAAAAGACCTATGAAATAAACGTTCTTAATAATATGCTTAATAGTCTGCGTCAATATTTATCCTTGAATTATGGCATCTGGTCATTGCCCAATTTAAAAACTGCTGAGCTGATTAAGAATGAATTACAAATTGGATCAGCTCTAGAAATTATGGCAGGAAATGCATTTTGGTCTAAAGCACTAAGTGAAGTAAGAATTAAGACAGTTTCTACAGATTCTCTTGAGTGGGCTAAAACTTCTTCAACAGGGAAAAAACCATTTTATCCAGTTAAAGATTATTCAGCTACTAACGCAATCAAAATTTATAAAAATGTGGATTTGATTTTATGTTCTTGGTCGCCTAATTTTGGTACTGCTGATCTTGAAGTAGTGAAAGCTTGGAAAAAATATAATCCAAAAAGCCACTTGTTGTTTATTGGTGAAGAAATGGGTGCAACAAATTCATCTGAATTTTGGCTAACTGAACACTTTACAAAATCGACAGCAATTAATAAAATAAACAAATCCTTTGTTAGTTATGACTTTATTAATGAAAAGATATATGAGATAGAGAATGAATTATAAGAAGATTGTATTATTTTTTATTATATTTATGTGTTTACTAGGCGTCGGGAGTATGCTCTCAAACGTCCAGTCGCGGGAAGCTGATCAACTTTTAGAAGCTCATGGCTTAAGTAACAATACTCGTTACATTGAAGTTAATCGTAATGAAACAATTAGCGATTTTTTACGTTACTTAGATAAATATAAAAATGCTAATATTCAATTACATCTGGATAATCGCTATGATAATGATCAAGTTTTAGTATGGGCAAATCATAATGTAATTAATTTACCAACCCAAAATGGTCGCTATTTCTCACCTGATGATTTTGAAGGACAGGTTTCTTTTGCTGTATTAGGACCAGAAACCAAAAATGTTCAAATTACAGAAAGCCAAGGAAATCAATACTTAATTTGGAATAATGATTATTATTCTGTAATTGGCGATTTAAAGCATTATCACCAAATGGAACAAAATAAATATTACTTAAGTACTGGAATAGGTCAGCCTACAGCAAAAAACAAATTAAAAGATTACCGAATTGTAATTGATAGTTCAAATAAAGTCATTCATGAGATAGCTAAACATTATCATGTAAAGGTTAACACGCCATCATTTGTTAAGAACCATCAGATTCATCGATTTTCTATTCTTAAAGAGATTGCGATAATATTATTATTTTGGATTGTTATTGTAGTTTGCAATGGACTTCTAGCATTTTTAAATATCCAACAACTCAAAAAAAGTCACCTTAGAGGTCGTTTATCAAAGAATTGGATAATTAATCGTAGTGTGCAATTAATTCTCTTAGAAGGCTTAATATCGGTTGGAGCATATACATTTTTACGTTGGCGCGCTTTCTTTTCAAAACCAGATCATTTGATTGGACTAATTATATTAAGTTTC includes:
- the lepB gene encoding signal peptidase I, with amino-acid sequence MAKKSNKKTEEDESLGKFILDIVIMFAILIGVYYLVFSFVLSNETVSGPSMQPTFENNDRLIAVRHFTPKRNDVVILKAPDQKNALYIKRIIGLPGDMVTSKNDKMYINGKQISEPYLNNALEKQAHKDGELYTNNFTLKERVPKDSYFVMGDHRDVSKDSRYFGFVKRSALVGEVKLRYWPLNQIRAF
- a CDS encoding LBP_cg2779 family protein, which translates into the protein MNQQEELSNAIIDYQVKHHVNDTDLAFASHLSVEKVHAMKTGEGSFTNEEVNQIYDYMAANA